A single Denticeps clupeoides chromosome 7, fDenClu1.1, whole genome shotgun sequence DNA region contains:
- the maptb gene encoding microtubule-associated protein tau isoform X2: MPGCQDEDLRAGLVSPHQFHTSLGTPGPTMNSEAKLLSPEGFSKEEYETQMRSSMSDKISNLHSPCGSEEEEKREDEKEQREKECEEVAFKHSNGLTFVPHEKSQVDVSPTKPQSPTGTEGKEQDKEKDDEGETTCDLTTSLVRSSVVADLSAQQDQTFEDQEELELQKTPMSSEEAKKRGLSFDYTEPQVQTPPRWENGNESKSPDSCRADPGSPFSPSITTEQTQEDQSPIVELQGDITVEDEEDKQEEVLDEEEEDEEGDGGQEKEEEPSEDILEASGMSGEAKPEECIAPKQVKLPSPQYLETTDEDLIANVEAAKTTPGLVAKSGPAAEVKPVVVASTAAPKAELSNKAAPQPSGPIRKTSAKKAPAVASAPTPSASKAAPKPRETAIKEVTPTRKPKVSGAKEKVKNGAGSGKEGAERGAKTPSKARPSSVPKRPSIVTTSPLKKPFSSSCSNPLWSTSRPSSLATKPTSPPVSQINPRIIDGKVKAAGGAKPQGAATKIPADCPKTPDRSGCSSPASRSSTPGPGLKKVAVVRTPPKSPGSRRTPVVPVAPMPDLKNVRSKIGSTENLKHQPGGGRVQIQDKKIDLSNVQSKCGSKVNIRHTPGGGNVQIAHKKMDFSNVQSRCGSKDNIKHVPGGGNIQIVHKRMDLSNVQSKCGSKANIHHKPGGGNIEIKSEKLEFKAQSKVGSFENVGHVAGGGNKKIESHKLSFREQAKARTDHGAEIVCKSPSMSAEGSPRRLSHVSSSGSINMADSPQLSTLADQVSASLAKQGL, from the exons ATGCCAGGATGTCAGGATGAAGACCTCAGGGCTGGATTAGTTAGTCCTCACCAATTTCACACCTCCTTGGGAACCCCGGGACCAACTATGAATAGTGAAGCAAAACTGCTGTCTCCTGAAGGATTTAGCAAAGAGGAGTATGAGACCCAGATGAGAAGCAGCATGTCTGATAAGATTTCAAACTTGCATAGTCCGTGTGGCtcagaagaagaggagaaaagagaagatgagaaAGAGCAACGTGAGAAGGAATGTGAAGAAGTGGCTTTTAAACACAGCAATGGTTTGACATTTGTTCCTCATGAGAAGTCACAGGTTGATGTTAGTCCCACCAAACCTCAAAGTCCCACTGGCACAGAAGGGAAAGAACAAGATAAGGAGAAAgatgatgaaggtgagacaACTTGTGACTTGACAACATCTCTGGTTCGGAGCTCTGTCGTAGCTGATCTGTCTGCACAGCAAGATCAGACGTTTGAAGACCAAGAGGAATTAGAATTACAGAAGACCCCTATGAGCTCCGAGGAAGCCAAGAAACGTGGCCTGTCATTTGACTACACTGAGCCTCAGGTGCAGACCCCACCAAGATGGGAAAATGGAAACGAGAGCAAGAGCCCTGATTCCTGCAGGGCTGATCCTGGTTCTCCATTTTCCCCCAGTATCACCACAGAACAGACCCAGGAGGACCAGTCACCAATTGTGGAGCTTCAAGGTGACATCACAGTAGAGGATGAAGAAGACAAACAAGAAGAAGTGttagatgaagaagaagaagacgaagaaGGAGATGGAGGacaggaaaaagaagaagaacctTCTGAAGATATACTGGAAGCTTCTGGTATGTCAGGAGAAGCTAAACCAGAGGAGTGCATTGCTCCAAAGCAGGTGAAACTTCCATCCCCACAATACCTGGAAACCACAGACGAGGATCTCATTGCGAATGTAGAGGCTGCAAAAACTACCCCAGGGCTGGTTGCCAAGTCAGGGCCTGCTGCTGAAGTCAAACCAGTTGTGGTTGCCTCCACAGCTGCTCCCAAAGCTGAACTTAGTAACAAAGCTGCTCCACAACCTAGTGGTCCCATCAGGAAGACATCAGCTAAGAAAGCACCTGCGGTGGCCTCTGCACCAACTCCTTCTGCCTCCAAGGCAGCACCGAAACCTCGGGAGACGGCAATAAAAGAGGTCACTCCCACCCGGAAACCAAAGGTTTCTGGTGCCAAGGAGAAAG TGAAGAATGGGGCAGGTTCTGGGAAGGAAGGAGCCGAAAGGGGGGCCAAG ACCCCTTCCAAAGCTAGACCTTCATCTGTCCCTAAAAGACCATCTATAGTCACAACCTCCCCTTTGAAAAAGCCTTTTTCCTCCTCGTGCTCCAACCCTCTTTGGTCCACAAGCAGGCCCAGCTCACTAGCCACTAAACCCACTAGCCCACCCGTCAGCCAGATCAACCCCAGG ATTATAGACGGAAAGGTAAAGGCTGCAGGTGGAGCTAAACCTCAAGGTGCTGCCACCAAAATACCAG CCGACTGTCCCAAGACCCCTGATCGCAGCGGCTGCAGCAGCCCAGCAAGTCGCTCCAGCACTCCTGGTCCAGGATTGAAGAAGGTAGCGGTGGTCCGCACTCCTCCCAAATCACCCGGGTCACGTCGCACCCCTGTGGTCCCGGTAGCCCCGATGCCTGACCTGAAGAATGTCAGGTCAAAGATTGGCTCCACAGAGAACCTGAAGCACCAGCCAGGAGGAGGAAGG GTGCAGATACAGGACAAGAAGATAGATCTGAGCAATGTCCAGTCCAAGTGTGGCTCCAAAGTCAACATCCGGCACACCCCGGGTGGAGGCAAT GTGCAAATAGCACACAAGAAGATGGACTTTTCTAATGTTCAGTCTAGGTGTGGCTCCAAAGACAATATCAAGCATGTCCCTGGCGGTGGTAAT ATCCAAATTGTGCACAAAAGGATGGACCTGAGCAACGTGCAGTCCAAGTGCGGCTCCAAGGCCAACATTCATCACAAGCCAG GTGGTGGAAACATTGAGATCAAATCTGAAAAGCTGGAGTTCAAGGCCCAGTCGAAGGTCGGCTCTTTCGAGAATGTTGGACATGTTGCCGGGGGTGGAAATAAAAAG ATCGAAAGCCACAAGCTGAGCTTCCGCGAGCAGGCCAAGGCGCGCACCGACCACGGCGCCGAGATCGTGTGCAAGTCCCCCAGCATGTCAGCGGAGGGGTCGCCCCGCCGCCTGAGCCACGTGTCCTCCTCCGGCAGCATCAACATGGCGGACTCCCCGCAGCTGTCCACACTGGCCGACCAGGTGTCCGCGTCCCTGGCCAAGCAGGGCCTGTGA
- the maptb gene encoding microtubule-associated protein tau isoform X3, protein MPGCQDEDLRAGLVSPHQFHTSLGTPGPTMNSEAKLLSPEGFSKEEYETQMRSSMSDKISNLHSPCGSEEEEKREDEKEQREKECEEVAFKHSNGLTFVPHEKSQVDVSPTKPQSPTGTEGKEQDKEKDDEGETTCDLTTSLVRSSVVADLSAQQDQTFEDQEELELQKTPMSSEEAKKRGLSFDYTEPQVQTPPRWENGNESKSPDSCRADPGSPFSPSITTEQTQEDQSPIVELQGDITVEDEEDKQEEVLDEEEEDEEGDGGQEKEEEPSEDILEASGMSGEAKPEECIAPKQVKLPSPQYLETTDEDLIANVEAAKTTPGLVAKSGPAAEVKPVVVASTAAPKAELSNKAAPQPSGPIRKTSAKKAPAVASAPTPSASKAAPKPRETAIKEVTPTRKPKVSGAKEKVKNGAGSGKEGAERGAKTPSKARPSSVPKRPSIVTTSPLKKPFSSSCSNPLWSTSRPSSLATKPTSPPVSQINPRIIDGKVKAAGGAKPQGAATKIPAASRTEQRRYGSPQSERADCPKTPDRSGCSSPASRSSTPGPGLKKVAVVRTPPKSPGSRRTPVVPVAPMPDLKNVRSKIGSTENLKHQPGGGRVQIQDKKIDLSNVQSKCGSKVNIRHTPGGGNIQIVHKRMDLSNVQSKCGSKANIHHKPGGGNIEIKSEKLEFKAQSKVGSFENVGHVAGGGNKKIESHKLSFREQAKARTDHGAEIVCKSPSMSAEGSPRRLSHVSSSGSINMADSPQLSTLADQVSASLAKQGL, encoded by the exons ATGCCAGGATGTCAGGATGAAGACCTCAGGGCTGGATTAGTTAGTCCTCACCAATTTCACACCTCCTTGGGAACCCCGGGACCAACTATGAATAGTGAAGCAAAACTGCTGTCTCCTGAAGGATTTAGCAAAGAGGAGTATGAGACCCAGATGAGAAGCAGCATGTCTGATAAGATTTCAAACTTGCATAGTCCGTGTGGCtcagaagaagaggagaaaagagaagatgagaaAGAGCAACGTGAGAAGGAATGTGAAGAAGTGGCTTTTAAACACAGCAATGGTTTGACATTTGTTCCTCATGAGAAGTCACAGGTTGATGTTAGTCCCACCAAACCTCAAAGTCCCACTGGCACAGAAGGGAAAGAACAAGATAAGGAGAAAgatgatgaaggtgagacaACTTGTGACTTGACAACATCTCTGGTTCGGAGCTCTGTCGTAGCTGATCTGTCTGCACAGCAAGATCAGACGTTTGAAGACCAAGAGGAATTAGAATTACAGAAGACCCCTATGAGCTCCGAGGAAGCCAAGAAACGTGGCCTGTCATTTGACTACACTGAGCCTCAGGTGCAGACCCCACCAAGATGGGAAAATGGAAACGAGAGCAAGAGCCCTGATTCCTGCAGGGCTGATCCTGGTTCTCCATTTTCCCCCAGTATCACCACAGAACAGACCCAGGAGGACCAGTCACCAATTGTGGAGCTTCAAGGTGACATCACAGTAGAGGATGAAGAAGACAAACAAGAAGAAGTGttagatgaagaagaagaagacgaagaaGGAGATGGAGGacaggaaaaagaagaagaacctTCTGAAGATATACTGGAAGCTTCTGGTATGTCAGGAGAAGCTAAACCAGAGGAGTGCATTGCTCCAAAGCAGGTGAAACTTCCATCCCCACAATACCTGGAAACCACAGACGAGGATCTCATTGCGAATGTAGAGGCTGCAAAAACTACCCCAGGGCTGGTTGCCAAGTCAGGGCCTGCTGCTGAAGTCAAACCAGTTGTGGTTGCCTCCACAGCTGCTCCCAAAGCTGAACTTAGTAACAAAGCTGCTCCACAACCTAGTGGTCCCATCAGGAAGACATCAGCTAAGAAAGCACCTGCGGTGGCCTCTGCACCAACTCCTTCTGCCTCCAAGGCAGCACCGAAACCTCGGGAGACGGCAATAAAAGAGGTCACTCCCACCCGGAAACCAAAGGTTTCTGGTGCCAAGGAGAAAG TGAAGAATGGGGCAGGTTCTGGGAAGGAAGGAGCCGAAAGGGGGGCCAAG ACCCCTTCCAAAGCTAGACCTTCATCTGTCCCTAAAAGACCATCTATAGTCACAACCTCCCCTTTGAAAAAGCCTTTTTCCTCCTCGTGCTCCAACCCTCTTTGGTCCACAAGCAGGCCCAGCTCACTAGCCACTAAACCCACTAGCCCACCCGTCAGCCAGATCAACCCCAGG ATTATAGACGGAAAGGTAAAGGCTGCAGGTGGAGCTAAACCTCAAGGTGCTGCCACCAAAATACCAG CTGCTTCAAGAACAGAGCAGCGGAGGTATGGATCACCCCAAAGTGAAAGAG CCGACTGTCCCAAGACCCCTGATCGCAGCGGCTGCAGCAGCCCAGCAAGTCGCTCCAGCACTCCTGGTCCAGGATTGAAGAAGGTAGCGGTGGTCCGCACTCCTCCCAAATCACCCGGGTCACGTCGCACCCCTGTGGTCCCGGTAGCCCCGATGCCTGACCTGAAGAATGTCAGGTCAAAGATTGGCTCCACAGAGAACCTGAAGCACCAGCCAGGAGGAGGAAGG GTGCAGATACAGGACAAGAAGATAGATCTGAGCAATGTCCAGTCCAAGTGTGGCTCCAAAGTCAACATCCGGCACACCCCGGGTGGAGGCAAT ATCCAAATTGTGCACAAAAGGATGGACCTGAGCAACGTGCAGTCCAAGTGCGGCTCCAAGGCCAACATTCATCACAAGCCAG GTGGTGGAAACATTGAGATCAAATCTGAAAAGCTGGAGTTCAAGGCCCAGTCGAAGGTCGGCTCTTTCGAGAATGTTGGACATGTTGCCGGGGGTGGAAATAAAAAG ATCGAAAGCCACAAGCTGAGCTTCCGCGAGCAGGCCAAGGCGCGCACCGACCACGGCGCCGAGATCGTGTGCAAGTCCCCCAGCATGTCAGCGGAGGGGTCGCCCCGCCGCCTGAGCCACGTGTCCTCCTCCGGCAGCATCAACATGGCGGACTCCCCGCAGCTGTCCACACTGGCCGACCAGGTGTCCGCGTCCCTGGCCAAGCAGGGCCTGTGA
- the maptb gene encoding microtubule-associated protein tau isoform X1, with amino-acid sequence MPGCQDEDLRAGLVSPHQFHTSLGTPGPTMNSEAKLLSPEGFSKEEYETQMRSSMSDKISNLHSPCGSEEEEKREDEKEQREKECEEVAFKHSNGLTFVPHEKSQVDVSPTKPQSPTGTEGKEQDKEKDDEGETTCDLTTSLVRSSVVADLSAQQDQTFEDQEELELQKTPMSSEEAKKRGLSFDYTEPQVQTPPRWENGNESKSPDSCRADPGSPFSPSITTEQTQEDQSPIVELQGDITVEDEEDKQEEVLDEEEEDEEGDGGQEKEEEPSEDILEASGMSGEAKPEECIAPKQVKLPSPQYLETTDEDLIANVEAAKTTPGLVAKSGPAAEVKPVVVASTAAPKAELSNKAAPQPSGPIRKTSAKKAPAVASAPTPSASKAAPKPRETAIKEVTPTRKPKVSGAKEKVKNGAGSGKEGAERGAKTPSKARPSSVPKRPSIVTTSPLKKPFSSSCSNPLWSTSRPSSLATKPTSPPVSQINPRIIDGKVKAAGGAKPQGAATKIPAASRTEQRRYGSPQSERADCPKTPDRSGCSSPASRSSTPGPGLKKVAVVRTPPKSPGSRRTPVVPVAPMPDLKNVRSKIGSTENLKHQPGGGRVQIQDKKIDLSNVQSKCGSKVNIRHTPGGGNVQIAHKKMDFSNVQSRCGSKDNIKHVPGGGNIQIVHKRMDLSNVQSKCGSKANIHHKPGGGNIEIKSEKLEFKAQSKVGSFENVGHVAGGGNKKIESHKLSFREQAKARTDHGAEIVCKSPSMSAEGSPRRLSHVSSSGSINMADSPQLSTLADQVSASLAKQGL; translated from the exons ATGCCAGGATGTCAGGATGAAGACCTCAGGGCTGGATTAGTTAGTCCTCACCAATTTCACACCTCCTTGGGAACCCCGGGACCAACTATGAATAGTGAAGCAAAACTGCTGTCTCCTGAAGGATTTAGCAAAGAGGAGTATGAGACCCAGATGAGAAGCAGCATGTCTGATAAGATTTCAAACTTGCATAGTCCGTGTGGCtcagaagaagaggagaaaagagaagatgagaaAGAGCAACGTGAGAAGGAATGTGAAGAAGTGGCTTTTAAACACAGCAATGGTTTGACATTTGTTCCTCATGAGAAGTCACAGGTTGATGTTAGTCCCACCAAACCTCAAAGTCCCACTGGCACAGAAGGGAAAGAACAAGATAAGGAGAAAgatgatgaaggtgagacaACTTGTGACTTGACAACATCTCTGGTTCGGAGCTCTGTCGTAGCTGATCTGTCTGCACAGCAAGATCAGACGTTTGAAGACCAAGAGGAATTAGAATTACAGAAGACCCCTATGAGCTCCGAGGAAGCCAAGAAACGTGGCCTGTCATTTGACTACACTGAGCCTCAGGTGCAGACCCCACCAAGATGGGAAAATGGAAACGAGAGCAAGAGCCCTGATTCCTGCAGGGCTGATCCTGGTTCTCCATTTTCCCCCAGTATCACCACAGAACAGACCCAGGAGGACCAGTCACCAATTGTGGAGCTTCAAGGTGACATCACAGTAGAGGATGAAGAAGACAAACAAGAAGAAGTGttagatgaagaagaagaagacgaagaaGGAGATGGAGGacaggaaaaagaagaagaacctTCTGAAGATATACTGGAAGCTTCTGGTATGTCAGGAGAAGCTAAACCAGAGGAGTGCATTGCTCCAAAGCAGGTGAAACTTCCATCCCCACAATACCTGGAAACCACAGACGAGGATCTCATTGCGAATGTAGAGGCTGCAAAAACTACCCCAGGGCTGGTTGCCAAGTCAGGGCCTGCTGCTGAAGTCAAACCAGTTGTGGTTGCCTCCACAGCTGCTCCCAAAGCTGAACTTAGTAACAAAGCTGCTCCACAACCTAGTGGTCCCATCAGGAAGACATCAGCTAAGAAAGCACCTGCGGTGGCCTCTGCACCAACTCCTTCTGCCTCCAAGGCAGCACCGAAACCTCGGGAGACGGCAATAAAAGAGGTCACTCCCACCCGGAAACCAAAGGTTTCTGGTGCCAAGGAGAAAG TGAAGAATGGGGCAGGTTCTGGGAAGGAAGGAGCCGAAAGGGGGGCCAAG ACCCCTTCCAAAGCTAGACCTTCATCTGTCCCTAAAAGACCATCTATAGTCACAACCTCCCCTTTGAAAAAGCCTTTTTCCTCCTCGTGCTCCAACCCTCTTTGGTCCACAAGCAGGCCCAGCTCACTAGCCACTAAACCCACTAGCCCACCCGTCAGCCAGATCAACCCCAGG ATTATAGACGGAAAGGTAAAGGCTGCAGGTGGAGCTAAACCTCAAGGTGCTGCCACCAAAATACCAG CTGCTTCAAGAACAGAGCAGCGGAGGTATGGATCACCCCAAAGTGAAAGAG CCGACTGTCCCAAGACCCCTGATCGCAGCGGCTGCAGCAGCCCAGCAAGTCGCTCCAGCACTCCTGGTCCAGGATTGAAGAAGGTAGCGGTGGTCCGCACTCCTCCCAAATCACCCGGGTCACGTCGCACCCCTGTGGTCCCGGTAGCCCCGATGCCTGACCTGAAGAATGTCAGGTCAAAGATTGGCTCCACAGAGAACCTGAAGCACCAGCCAGGAGGAGGAAGG GTGCAGATACAGGACAAGAAGATAGATCTGAGCAATGTCCAGTCCAAGTGTGGCTCCAAAGTCAACATCCGGCACACCCCGGGTGGAGGCAAT GTGCAAATAGCACACAAGAAGATGGACTTTTCTAATGTTCAGTCTAGGTGTGGCTCCAAAGACAATATCAAGCATGTCCCTGGCGGTGGTAAT ATCCAAATTGTGCACAAAAGGATGGACCTGAGCAACGTGCAGTCCAAGTGCGGCTCCAAGGCCAACATTCATCACAAGCCAG GTGGTGGAAACATTGAGATCAAATCTGAAAAGCTGGAGTTCAAGGCCCAGTCGAAGGTCGGCTCTTTCGAGAATGTTGGACATGTTGCCGGGGGTGGAAATAAAAAG ATCGAAAGCCACAAGCTGAGCTTCCGCGAGCAGGCCAAGGCGCGCACCGACCACGGCGCCGAGATCGTGTGCAAGTCCCCCAGCATGTCAGCGGAGGGGTCGCCCCGCCGCCTGAGCCACGTGTCCTCCTCCGGCAGCATCAACATGGCGGACTCCCCGCAGCTGTCCACACTGGCCGACCAGGTGTCCGCGTCCCTGGCCAAGCAGGGCCTGTGA
- the maptb gene encoding microtubule-associated protein tau isoform X5 — protein sequence MPGCQDEDLRAGLVSPHQFHTSLGTPGPTMNSEAKLLSPEGFSKEEYETQMRSSMSDKISNLHSPCGSEEEEKREDEKEQREKECEEVAFKHSNGLTFVPHEKSQVDVSPTKPQSPTGTEGKEQDKEKDDEGETTCDLTTSLVRSSVVADLSAQQDQTFEDQEELELQKTPMSSEEAKKRGLSFDYTEPQVQTPPRWENGNESKSPDSCRADPGSPFSPSITTEQTQEDQSPIVELQGDITVEDEEDKQEEVLDEEEEDEEGDGGQEKEEEPSEDILEASGMSGEAKPEECIAPKQVKLPSPQYLETTDEDLIANVEAAKTTPGLVAKSGPAAEVKPVVVASTAAPKAELSNKAAPQPSGPIRKTSAKKAPAVASAPTPSASKAAPKPRETAIKEVTPTRKPKVSGAKEKVKNGAGSGKEGAERGAKIIDGKVKAAGGAKPQGAATKIPADCPKTPDRSGCSSPASRSSTPGPGLKKVAVVRTPPKSPGSRRTPVVPVAPMPDLKNVRSKIGSTENLKHQPGGGRVQIQDKKIDLSNVQSKCGSKVNIRHTPGGGNVQIAHKKMDFSNVQSRCGSKDNIKHVPGGGNIQIVHKRMDLSNVQSKCGSKANIHHKPGGGNIEIKSEKLEFKAQSKVGSFENVGHVAGGGNKKIESHKLSFREQAKARTDHGAEIVCKSPSMSAEGSPRRLSHVSSSGSINMADSPQLSTLADQVSASLAKQGL from the exons ATGCCAGGATGTCAGGATGAAGACCTCAGGGCTGGATTAGTTAGTCCTCACCAATTTCACACCTCCTTGGGAACCCCGGGACCAACTATGAATAGTGAAGCAAAACTGCTGTCTCCTGAAGGATTTAGCAAAGAGGAGTATGAGACCCAGATGAGAAGCAGCATGTCTGATAAGATTTCAAACTTGCATAGTCCGTGTGGCtcagaagaagaggagaaaagagaagatgagaaAGAGCAACGTGAGAAGGAATGTGAAGAAGTGGCTTTTAAACACAGCAATGGTTTGACATTTGTTCCTCATGAGAAGTCACAGGTTGATGTTAGTCCCACCAAACCTCAAAGTCCCACTGGCACAGAAGGGAAAGAACAAGATAAGGAGAAAgatgatgaaggtgagacaACTTGTGACTTGACAACATCTCTGGTTCGGAGCTCTGTCGTAGCTGATCTGTCTGCACAGCAAGATCAGACGTTTGAAGACCAAGAGGAATTAGAATTACAGAAGACCCCTATGAGCTCCGAGGAAGCCAAGAAACGTGGCCTGTCATTTGACTACACTGAGCCTCAGGTGCAGACCCCACCAAGATGGGAAAATGGAAACGAGAGCAAGAGCCCTGATTCCTGCAGGGCTGATCCTGGTTCTCCATTTTCCCCCAGTATCACCACAGAACAGACCCAGGAGGACCAGTCACCAATTGTGGAGCTTCAAGGTGACATCACAGTAGAGGATGAAGAAGACAAACAAGAAGAAGTGttagatgaagaagaagaagacgaagaaGGAGATGGAGGacaggaaaaagaagaagaacctTCTGAAGATATACTGGAAGCTTCTGGTATGTCAGGAGAAGCTAAACCAGAGGAGTGCATTGCTCCAAAGCAGGTGAAACTTCCATCCCCACAATACCTGGAAACCACAGACGAGGATCTCATTGCGAATGTAGAGGCTGCAAAAACTACCCCAGGGCTGGTTGCCAAGTCAGGGCCTGCTGCTGAAGTCAAACCAGTTGTGGTTGCCTCCACAGCTGCTCCCAAAGCTGAACTTAGTAACAAAGCTGCTCCACAACCTAGTGGTCCCATCAGGAAGACATCAGCTAAGAAAGCACCTGCGGTGGCCTCTGCACCAACTCCTTCTGCCTCCAAGGCAGCACCGAAACCTCGGGAGACGGCAATAAAAGAGGTCACTCCCACCCGGAAACCAAAGGTTTCTGGTGCCAAGGAGAAAG TGAAGAATGGGGCAGGTTCTGGGAAGGAAGGAGCCGAAAGGGGGGCCAAG ATTATAGACGGAAAGGTAAAGGCTGCAGGTGGAGCTAAACCTCAAGGTGCTGCCACCAAAATACCAG CCGACTGTCCCAAGACCCCTGATCGCAGCGGCTGCAGCAGCCCAGCAAGTCGCTCCAGCACTCCTGGTCCAGGATTGAAGAAGGTAGCGGTGGTCCGCACTCCTCCCAAATCACCCGGGTCACGTCGCACCCCTGTGGTCCCGGTAGCCCCGATGCCTGACCTGAAGAATGTCAGGTCAAAGATTGGCTCCACAGAGAACCTGAAGCACCAGCCAGGAGGAGGAAGG GTGCAGATACAGGACAAGAAGATAGATCTGAGCAATGTCCAGTCCAAGTGTGGCTCCAAAGTCAACATCCGGCACACCCCGGGTGGAGGCAAT GTGCAAATAGCACACAAGAAGATGGACTTTTCTAATGTTCAGTCTAGGTGTGGCTCCAAAGACAATATCAAGCATGTCCCTGGCGGTGGTAAT ATCCAAATTGTGCACAAAAGGATGGACCTGAGCAACGTGCAGTCCAAGTGCGGCTCCAAGGCCAACATTCATCACAAGCCAG GTGGTGGAAACATTGAGATCAAATCTGAAAAGCTGGAGTTCAAGGCCCAGTCGAAGGTCGGCTCTTTCGAGAATGTTGGACATGTTGCCGGGGGTGGAAATAAAAAG ATCGAAAGCCACAAGCTGAGCTTCCGCGAGCAGGCCAAGGCGCGCACCGACCACGGCGCCGAGATCGTGTGCAAGTCCCCCAGCATGTCAGCGGAGGGGTCGCCCCGCCGCCTGAGCCACGTGTCCTCCTCCGGCAGCATCAACATGGCGGACTCCCCGCAGCTGTCCACACTGGCCGACCAGGTGTCCGCGTCCCTGGCCAAGCAGGGCCTGTGA